One segment of Phragmites australis chromosome 13, lpPhrAust1.1, whole genome shotgun sequence DNA contains the following:
- the LOC133888455 gene encoding GATA transcription factor 6-like isoform X2, translating into MLHQTLIPSSFPPSPSVPAPGSSAFLRGSAMPSYAHHHSPLDVRTDALKSSFPPEEMAEEAAAAAAALVERDGFSIEDLLDLEEFGEADKDEEKSNEDSQPSSVVSYELPPPPPEMVDLPAHDVEELEWVSRIMDDSLSEPPPPPQPPAVVVVSLSARPPLAQRRLHDGTYGALPQAPPPGPLRTPTICALSTEALVPVKAMRSKRSRGPGWSLSGASFLSDSTSSSSTTTTSSCSSSGSFSPFFRWDSAPLGGLDLAEGYHHHLLPQPPSKMSKHGKGSKHKPKKRGRKPKHLPPHPSGAGPAGSQPAPGDRRCSHCGVQKTPQWRAGPEGAKTLCNACGVRYKSGRLLPEYRPACSPTFVSSIHSNSHRKVLEMRRKKEDGILATAAPAVASF; encoded by the exons ATGCTCCACCAAACGCTCATCCCTTCTTCCtttcctccctccccctccgtCCCCGCCCCGGGTTCCTCCGCCTTCCTGCGCGGCTCCGCCATGCCTTCCTACGCGCACCACCATAGCCCTCTG GATGTGAGGACGGACGCGCTGAAGAGTAGCTTCCCGCCggaggagatggctgaggaggccgccgccgccgctgcggcgCTGGTTGAGAGGGACGGGTTCTCGATCGAGGACCTTCTGGACCTCGAGGAGTTCGGCGAGGCTGACAAGGACGAGGAGAAGTCGAACGAGGACTCCCAGCCGTCGTCGGTTGTGTCGTAcgagctcccgccgccgccgccggagatgGTTGACCTGCCG GCGCATGACGTCGAGGAGTTGGAGTGGGTGTCCCGCATCATGGACGACTCCCTCTCCGAGCcccccccgccgccgcagcccccTGCGGTGGTCGTGGTGTCGCTATCAGCGCGCCCTCCGCTGGCGCAGCGGCGGCTGCACGACGGCACGTACGGGGCGCTGCCGCAGGCCCCGCCGCCCGGCCCGCTGCGGACCCCGACCATCTGCGCGCTGTCGACGGAGGCGCTGGTGCCGGTCAAGGCGATGCGCAGCAAGCGCTCGCGGGGTCCGGGGTGGTCGCTGTCCGGCGCTTCGTTCTTGTCCGACTCGACATCGTCGTCTTCAACTACGACGACCTCTTCGTGCTCCTCGTCCGGTTCGTTCTCGCCGTTCTTCCGGTGGGATTCGGCCCCGCTCGGCGGCCTGGACCTCGCCGAGGggtaccaccaccacctcctgcCCCAGCCGCCATCCAAGATGTCCAAGCACGGCAAGGGCAGCAAGCACAAGCCCAAGAAGCGCGGGCGCAAGCCGAAGCATCTGCCTCCCCATCCCTCCGGCGCCGGGCCGGCCGGCTCCCAACCCGCGCCGGGCGACCGTCGCTGCAGCCACTGCGGCGTCCAGAAGACCCCGCAGTGGCGCGCGGGGCCGGAGGGCGCCAAGACTTTGTGCAATGCGTGCGGCGTCCGTTACAAGTCCGGCCGGCTCCTCCCCGAGTACCGCCCGGCGTGCAGCCCCACCTTCGTTAGCAGCATCCACTCCAACTCCCACCGCAAGGTGCTCGAGATGCGCCGCAAGAAGGAGGACGGCATCCTCGCCACCGCCGCGCCGGCCGTCGCGTCGTTCTAG
- the LOC133888455 gene encoding GATA transcription factor 6-like isoform X1, giving the protein MLHQTLIPSSFPPSPSVPAPGSSAFLRGSAMPSYAHHHSPLKDVRTDALKSSFPPEEMAEEAAAAAAALVERDGFSIEDLLDLEEFGEADKDEEKSNEDSQPSSVVSYELPPPPPEMVDLPAHDVEELEWVSRIMDDSLSEPPPPPQPPAVVVVSLSARPPLAQRRLHDGTYGALPQAPPPGPLRTPTICALSTEALVPVKAMRSKRSRGPGWSLSGASFLSDSTSSSSTTTTSSCSSSGSFSPFFRWDSAPLGGLDLAEGYHHHLLPQPPSKMSKHGKGSKHKPKKRGRKPKHLPPHPSGAGPAGSQPAPGDRRCSHCGVQKTPQWRAGPEGAKTLCNACGVRYKSGRLLPEYRPACSPTFVSSIHSNSHRKVLEMRRKKEDGILATAAPAVASF; this is encoded by the exons ATGCTCCACCAAACGCTCATCCCTTCTTCCtttcctccctccccctccgtCCCCGCCCCGGGTTCCTCCGCCTTCCTGCGCGGCTCCGCCATGCCTTCCTACGCGCACCACCATAGCCCTCTG AAGGATGTGAGGACGGACGCGCTGAAGAGTAGCTTCCCGCCggaggagatggctgaggaggccgccgccgccgctgcggcgCTGGTTGAGAGGGACGGGTTCTCGATCGAGGACCTTCTGGACCTCGAGGAGTTCGGCGAGGCTGACAAGGACGAGGAGAAGTCGAACGAGGACTCCCAGCCGTCGTCGGTTGTGTCGTAcgagctcccgccgccgccgccggagatgGTTGACCTGCCG GCGCATGACGTCGAGGAGTTGGAGTGGGTGTCCCGCATCATGGACGACTCCCTCTCCGAGCcccccccgccgccgcagcccccTGCGGTGGTCGTGGTGTCGCTATCAGCGCGCCCTCCGCTGGCGCAGCGGCGGCTGCACGACGGCACGTACGGGGCGCTGCCGCAGGCCCCGCCGCCCGGCCCGCTGCGGACCCCGACCATCTGCGCGCTGTCGACGGAGGCGCTGGTGCCGGTCAAGGCGATGCGCAGCAAGCGCTCGCGGGGTCCGGGGTGGTCGCTGTCCGGCGCTTCGTTCTTGTCCGACTCGACATCGTCGTCTTCAACTACGACGACCTCTTCGTGCTCCTCGTCCGGTTCGTTCTCGCCGTTCTTCCGGTGGGATTCGGCCCCGCTCGGCGGCCTGGACCTCGCCGAGGggtaccaccaccacctcctgcCCCAGCCGCCATCCAAGATGTCCAAGCACGGCAAGGGCAGCAAGCACAAGCCCAAGAAGCGCGGGCGCAAGCCGAAGCATCTGCCTCCCCATCCCTCCGGCGCCGGGCCGGCCGGCTCCCAACCCGCGCCGGGCGACCGTCGCTGCAGCCACTGCGGCGTCCAGAAGACCCCGCAGTGGCGCGCGGGGCCGGAGGGCGCCAAGACTTTGTGCAATGCGTGCGGCGTCCGTTACAAGTCCGGCCGGCTCCTCCCCGAGTACCGCCCGGCGTGCAGCCCCACCTTCGTTAGCAGCATCCACTCCAACTCCCACCGCAAGGTGCTCGAGATGCGCCGCAAGAAGGAGGACGGCATCCTCGCCACCGCCGCGCCGGCCGTCGCGTCGTTCTAG
- the LOC133888459 gene encoding SH3 domain-containing protein 2-like, whose translation MEALWKQASRLKEQVARQGVFKQFGYGNSDNAFTDESEVKLHQRLEKLYLSTRAAKHFQRDIVRGVEGYIVTGSKQVEIGNKLSDDSQKYGIENTCASGDTLSKAATYFGKARSLIEKERGNMLKAFGTQVAEPLRAMVMGAPLEDARHLAQRYDRMRQEAEAQAVEVSKRQNRVRESAGNGDMISKLEAAEYKLEELKSSMVGLGKEAIAAMSAVEGQQQRLTLQRLIALVEAERAYHQKVLDILDQLEEEMVSERQKIEAPPTPAAENYMPPPPAYDEVNGVFASTSVDESVKSVDFFLGEALDSFKAESEFELTLSAGDIVIVRKISSNGWAEGECKGKAGWFPHAYIERRERVLASKVPHIF comes from the exons GGCGTGTTTAAGCAGTTTGGCTATGGAAATTCAGATAATGCGTTTACAGATGAATCAGAAGTTAAACTGCACCAGAGATTGGAAAAACTTTACTTATCGACTCGTGCTGCTAAA CATTTTCAAAGGGACATTGTTCGGGGCGTGGAGGGCTATATAGTCACAGGGTCCAAACAAGTTGAAATAG GGAACAAATTGTCCGATGATAGCCAGAAATATGGCATTGAAAACACATGCGCAAGTGGTGATACTTTATCCAAAGCTGCTACATACTTTGGAAAGGCTCGGTCTTTAATTGAAAAGGAACGTGGGAACATGTTGAAAGCATTTGGCACACAG GTGGCAGAGCCGCTGCGGGCAATGGTAATGGGGGCACCTTTAGAGGATGCTAGACATCTAGCACAGAGATATGACAGAATGAGGCAAGAAGCCGAAGCACAG GCTGTTGAAGTGTCAAAACGGCAAAACAGAGTGAGGGAATCGGCTGGAAATGGTGATATGATATCGAAACTGGAAGCTGCTGAGTACAAGCTTGAAGAACTGAAGTCAAGCATGGTGGGATTGGGGAAGGAAGCTATTGCAGCAATGTCTGCAGTTGAGGGTCAGCAGCAAAGGTTGACCTTACAGCGTCTCATTGCACTG GTTGAGGCTGAGCGAGCTTATCATCAGAAAGTTCTGGATATCCTTGACCAGTTAGAAGAAGAA ATGGTGTCCGAGCGCCAAAAAATTGAAGCGCCCCCTACCCCAGCAGCAGAAAATTATATGCCACCCCCACCAGCTTATGATGAAGTTAATGGAGTGTTTGCATCCACTTCTGTTGATGAATCGGTCAAATCTGTCGATTTCTTCCTAGGAGAG GCCCTTGATTCCTTCAAGGCTGAAAGTGAGTTTGAGCTTACCTTGTCAGCTGGGGATATTGTAATTGTCCGAAAG ATCTCAAGCAATGGTTGGGCAGAAGGTGAATGCAAGGGCAAAGCAGGATGGTTCCCACACGCTTATATCGAAAGGCGAGAACGTGTCCTAGCAAGTAAAGTTCCGCATATTTTTTAG